From a single Nostoc sp. MS1 genomic region:
- a CDS encoding pentapeptide repeat-containing protein: protein MPPDYSGQNLRGRSFKGQDLTGANFSKADIRGANFSKAILKGANFTGAKAGLQKRLIVSLLIGSWLLSAISSFFSILLGSFVAYAFNLSETENFNGGMISLIILIVFCIVTVRKGLTAGFGAVAVAVAIAFAIAFVVAGGFDVAGVVAGIGAITGVVTFALVVAGAGAGVVAGAVAVAVAVAGAVAGAGAIAVAVAVGVTEVVAFAVAGAVTGVGAEVLVVAVAGAGAFTLFIAYIGWRSLEGDEKDAWIRSFAITFAATGGTSFFGADLTDADLTGATLKNTDFRIANLTRTRFYESKKLDLARVGDAILAKRDILNLLVSLNGRNKSYFGANLKGANLIGADLKEANFKDTDITEATFAGACLEWLNLTLAQAVGTDFTRAQMTGACVEAWNIESTTKLDHVDCRFIYLLENPHPGTDDRERRPSSGDFQQGEFTKLFAEVLNTVDLIFRNGIDWKAFVSTFKKVQEDNQDTELAIQSIANKGDGVVVVKLDVPDGTDKEKIHSDFMQNYQLALQAVEEKYKAQLQAKDNEITIYRQQSADMKEIISLLANKPINVQVDNKVETKAMTNSNDSSRNINIGNIGRDFNASGQALNLGEISGTVTNTINQLPTAQEPEKPGIKELLTQLQAAIEAETDLSDEDKAEALEQVQALAEAGKNPQEETKQKAAKTALKILKGTMTGLPATATLIEAVSKLLPLISKFLGLG, encoded by the coding sequence ATGCCACCAGACTATTCCGGTCAAAACTTGCGAGGTCGTTCATTTAAAGGTCAAGACTTGACTGGAGCTAATTTTAGTAAAGCAGATATTCGAGGCGCTAATTTTAGCAAGGCTATTCTCAAAGGGGCTAATTTCACAGGTGCTAAAGCTGGACTACAGAAACGTTTGATTGTTAGTTTGCTTATAGGCTCATGGTTGTTGTCAGCAATATCAAGTTTTTTCTCAATTCTTCTGGGTTCATTTGTAGCATATGCTTTTAACCTCAGCGAAACTGAAAACTTCAATGGAGGAATGATCAGCTTAATTATTCTTATAGTTTTTTGTATTGTGACTGTTCGTAAAGGTTTAACAGCAGGTTTTGGAGCCGTAGCCGTAGCCGTAGCCATAGCCTTCGCCATAGCCTTCGTCGTAGCTGGAGGCTTCGACGTAGCCGGAGTCGTAGCCGGAATCGGAGCCATAACCGGAGTCGTAACCTTCGCCTTGGTCGTAGCCGGAGCTGGAGCCGGAGTCGTAGCCGGAGCCGTAGCCGTAGCTGTAGCCGTAGCCGGAGCCGTAGCCGGAGCAGGAGCCATAGCTGTAGCCGTAGCCGTAGGCGTAACCGAAGTCGTAGCCTTCGCCGTAGCTGGAGCCGTAACTGGAGTTGGAGCCGAAGTCTTAGTCGTAGCCGTAGCCGGAGCCGGAGCTTTCACATTATTTATTGCTTATATTGGCTGGCGTAGTCTAGAAGGAGATGAAAAAGATGCTTGGATTCGCTCATTCGCCATTACCTTTGCAGCAACAGGCGGTACAAGCTTCTTTGGTGCTGATTTAACTGATGCTGACCTGACTGGAGCAACTCTCAAAAATACAGATTTCAGAATAGCAAATCTAACACGCACTCGTTTTTATGAATCTAAAAAACTAGACCTTGCCAGAGTAGGCGATGCAATATTAGCTAAACGAGATATTCTCAATTTGCTAGTTAGTTTAAATGGCAGAAATAAATCATATTTTGGTGCTAACCTAAAAGGCGCAAACCTCATAGGCGCAGATTTAAAAGAAGCTAATTTTAAAGACACCGATATTACTGAAGCCACATTTGCAGGAGCCTGTTTAGAGTGGTTAAACTTAACTCTAGCTCAAGCTGTAGGTACTGATTTCACTCGCGCTCAAATGACTGGTGCTTGTGTAGAAGCATGGAATATTGAAAGTACAACTAAATTAGATCATGTCGATTGTCGCTTTATCTATCTTCTAGAAAATCCCCATCCTGGAACTGATGATAGAGAACGCCGTCCCAGTAGTGGCGACTTTCAACAAGGTGAATTTACAAAACTATTTGCAGAAGTTTTAAATACTGTCGATTTAATTTTCCGCAATGGCATAGACTGGAAAGCTTTTGTTAGCACTTTCAAAAAAGTCCAAGAAGATAATCAAGATACAGAGTTAGCTATCCAAAGCATTGCAAATAAAGGTGATGGCGTAGTTGTTGTTAAACTTGACGTACCTGATGGTACAGATAAAGAAAAGATTCATAGTGATTTCATGCAGAATTATCAGTTAGCATTGCAAGCTGTCGAGGAAAAATATAAAGCGCAATTGCAAGCTAAGGATAATGAAATCACAATTTATCGCCAACAGAGCGCAGATATGAAAGAAATTATTAGCTTGTTAGCAAATAAGCCAATTAATGTTCAAGTTGATAATAAAGTAGAAACTAAAGCTATGACTAATAGTAATGACTCCAGCCGTAATATTAATATTGGCAATATTGGCAGAGATTTTAACGCTAGTGGACAAGCATTAAATTTAGGCGAAATTAGTGGTACAGTGACAAATACCATCAACCAATTACCAACTGCACAAGAACCAGAAAAACCCGGAATCAAGGAATTATTGACACAATTACAAGCAGCAATAGAAGCTGAAACAGATTTATCTGATGAAGATAAAGCCGAAGCCTTAGAGCAAGTACAAGCCTTAGCCGAAGCTGGGAAAAATCCCCAAGAAGAAACAAAACAGAAAGCTGCAAAAACTGCGCTGAAAATTTTGAAAGGGACAATGACTGGTTTACCAGCCACAGCAACATTAATTGAAGCTGTGAGTAAACTATTACCTTTGATTTCTAAGTTTTTGGGTTTAGGGTAG
- a CDS encoding serine/threonine-protein kinase — translation MLGTVLVGRYQIREMLGGGGFGKTYIAIDTQRPGQPQCVVKHFQPVTHNPEFLETARRLFNSEAETLEKLGHHDQIPRLLAYFEENHEFFLVQEFIEGHSLKVEMPPHQPWSEDKVVKLLQQSLDILKFIHSHQVIHRDIKPENMLRRLEDGKVVLIDFGAVKQVQTQISGLSGQTEMTIAIGTPGYMPLEQFRGKPHLNSDIYSLGMVCIQALTGVHPRQLGEDPATGEFLWQYRAKVSPELASVLSKMVLINNKLRYQSANEVLEALQNNFYPHIETQVTEAPSTLMQPSPVTISQQSVDDCYSQNSLILSAEQYHSLENTLMKFVGPIGRTLLQRAVSVSNYQELVDNLSSHLTGNQQTEFKQKIISLLEEQTSKDENTPINTPQQTQPDINKINDSVIRECEKELLNLIGPIATFLVQKVIKSGSAAHSRAEFIQMLAAEIPDAQKALQFQKRLLP, via the coding sequence ATGTTAGGTACTGTATTAGTCGGTCGTTATCAAATCCGCGAAATGTTGGGTGGAGGTGGATTTGGTAAAACTTATATCGCAATTGACACTCAACGTCCTGGTCAGCCCCAATGCGTAGTCAAACACTTTCAGCCTGTCACCCATAACCCAGAGTTTCTGGAAACGGCCAGACGGCTGTTTAACAGCGAAGCCGAAACACTAGAAAAATTAGGACATCATGACCAAATTCCGCGCCTTTTAGCATACTTTGAGGAAAATCACGAATTTTTCCTGGTACAAGAATTTATTGAAGGGCATTCACTGAAAGTAGAAATGCCACCTCATCAACCTTGGTCAGAAGACAAGGTTGTCAAACTGTTGCAGCAAAGCTTAGATATTTTGAAGTTTATTCACTCTCATCAAGTGATTCATCGAGATATTAAGCCAGAAAATATGCTCAGAAGGCTAGAAGATGGTAAGGTGGTGCTGATAGATTTTGGAGCTGTAAAACAAGTCCAAACACAGATAAGTGGACTTAGTGGACAAACGGAAATGACAATTGCTATTGGCACACCAGGATACATGCCTTTAGAACAGTTTCGGGGTAAACCACACCTTAACAGCGATATCTATTCTTTAGGTATGGTTTGTATTCAAGCGCTAACAGGGGTACATCCTAGACAATTAGGCGAAGATCCTGCTACTGGAGAATTTCTTTGGCAATATAGAGCCAAAGTTAGTCCTGAGTTAGCATCTGTGTTATCAAAGATGGTACTTATTAATAATAAACTGCGTTATCAGTCTGCAAATGAGGTTTTAGAGGCGCTACAAAATAACTTTTATCCTCACATAGAGACACAAGTAACTGAAGCACCATCAACATTAATGCAACCATCTCCAGTGACCATATCACAACAATCAGTAGATGATTGTTATAGTCAAAATAGCTTAATTCTTTCCGCAGAACAGTATCACTCTTTAGAAAATACACTCATGAAGTTTGTCGGCCCCATAGGTCGAACTTTGTTACAGCGTGCAGTATCAGTATCTAACTATCAAGAATTAGTAGATAATTTATCTTCGCATTTAACAGGAAATCAACAAACTGAGTTTAAGCAAAAAATAATATCTTTACTAGAAGAACAAACTAGCAAGGATGAAAATACTCCTATTAATACCCCACAACAAACACAGCCAGATATTAATAAAATAAATGATTCTGTTATCCGTGAATGTGAGAAAGAGTTACTCAACTTAATTGGGCCAATTGCCACTTTCCTAGTCCAAAAAGTAATAAAGTCTGGCAGTGCTGCACATTCTCGCGCCGAATTTATTCAAATGTTAGCGGCGGAAATTCCTGATGCTCAAAAAGCTTTGCAATTTCAGAAGCGTTTACTTCCTTAA
- a CDS encoding DUF3365 domain-containing protein encodes MLKKLKIGTKFNLLLTIVFIISIVLSGTVLSSILQQRAQTEVASKALALLNTMTAVRQYTQNKVRNLLLPQLETASSFIPETVPAYSATEVFENLRKNEQYQNFFYKEATLNPTNLRDKADTYESAIVERFRKNPSLKEITDFRDLPEGKVFYIARPLAIKEQTCLQCHSTPEKAPKSQLVTYGSENGFGWNLNEIVAAQIISVPSEEVFSNARTTWLGIMASLSVLFAIIIFIINFLIKKTVIQRIRRIENIAQRVSTGDMAVEFEDNANDEIGGLAAAFNRMKYSLTIAMDMLNKQN; translated from the coding sequence ATGTTAAAAAAATTAAAGATTGGTACAAAATTTAACTTACTATTAACTATAGTTTTTATCATTAGTATTGTTTTAAGCGGTACAGTGCTATCCAGCATACTCCAGCAACGAGCGCAAACAGAAGTAGCTTCTAAAGCCCTAGCGCTCTTGAACACAATGACTGCTGTACGCCAATACACACAAAATAAGGTCAGAAATTTACTCTTACCTCAGCTAGAGACTGCATCATCATTTATTCCAGAAACCGTACCTGCTTACTCTGCAACAGAAGTATTTGAAAATTTACGCAAAAATGAACAGTATCAAAACTTTTTCTATAAAGAAGCAACACTGAACCCTACGAATTTACGAGATAAGGCTGATACTTATGAATCAGCAATTGTAGAGCGCTTTCGCAAAAATCCTTCACTCAAGGAAATTACTGACTTTCGTGATTTGCCTGAAGGTAAAGTATTTTACATCGCTAGACCACTAGCCATCAAAGAGCAAACCTGTTTGCAATGTCATTCTACACCAGAAAAAGCGCCGAAAAGTCAACTTGTAACCTATGGTTCCGAAAATGGTTTTGGCTGGAACCTGAATGAAATTGTTGCTGCTCAAATTATCTCAGTGCCTTCTGAAGAAGTGTTTAGTAACGCGCGAACTACTTGGTTAGGAATTATGGCATCTTTAAGCGTTTTGTTTGCCATAATTATATTTATTATTAACTTCCTAATTAAGAAAACTGTAATTCAGCGCATTAGAAGAATTGAAAATATAGCCCAAAGAGTAAGCACAGGCGATATGGCTGTAGAATTTGAGGATAATGCTAATGATGAAATTGGTGGTTTAGCCGCAGCATTTAATCGAATGAAGTACAGTTTAACTATAGCTATGGATATGTTAAATAAGCAGAATTAA
- a CDS encoding phosphate/phosphite/phosphonate ABC transporter substrate-binding protein: MNIGVINYEGGAEIINQYARFKRYLGERTKAKIILEPTFNENKAIERLESLAWSLMFAPPGLAAIAISRYQYIPIFPLIGLTNLRCVLVTREDSAIRNIQDLQGKTVALGQLGSATGYYLPLYNLYGLTLAEVLSAPTPKTVMEWVAEGKAIAGAVSMAEFNLYRSQFQDTKFRIFYTDPHYVPPGVVLIQPNIESKRQEYIRKVMSEFPSTSAQEVGYIPNAPIPNYQYMISVVERVQPIASQLQSKPVQLFNKTI; this comes from the coding sequence TTGAATATTGGTGTAATCAATTATGAAGGTGGAGCAGAAATAATTAATCAGTACGCTAGATTTAAGCGTTATCTGGGAGAGAGAACAAAAGCGAAGATAATTTTAGAGCCTACTTTTAATGAAAATAAAGCCATTGAGCGTTTAGAATCTCTTGCTTGGTCATTGATGTTTGCTCCTCCTGGATTAGCTGCGATCGCAATTTCCCGCTATCAATATATTCCCATATTTCCGTTAATTGGTTTAACTAATTTGCGATGTGTACTTGTTACCCGTGAAGACAGCGCCATTCGGAATATACAAGATTTACAAGGTAAAACAGTAGCGTTAGGGCAATTAGGTTCAGCCACCGGCTATTATCTGCCTCTTTATAATCTTTATGGACTGACACTAGCTGAAGTTTTATCTGCACCTACACCAAAAACCGTCATGGAATGGGTAGCAGAAGGAAAAGCTATTGCTGGGGCTGTTTCTATGGCAGAATTTAATCTTTATAGATCCCAATTTCAAGACACTAAATTTCGCATTTTCTATACCGACCCTCATTATGTACCGCCTGGTGTAGTGTTAATTCAACCAAATATAGAAAGTAAACGTCAAGAGTATATTCGTAAAGTTATGAGTGAGTTTCCTTCCACTTCGGCTCAAGAAGTTGGTTATATACCTAACGCACCTATTCCTAATTATCAATATATGATTAGTGTGGTTGAAAGAGTCCAACCAATTGCATCTCAATTACAAAGCAAACCTGTTCAGTTATTTAATAAAACTATTTAG
- a CDS encoding aminoglycoside N(3)-acetyltransferase, giving the protein MSESKVILSTSLPRTRQSLATDLFNAGVNSGMTVIVHSSLSSIGWVCGGSVAVVQALMDVITSTGNIVMPTHTGDLSDPANWQNPAVPREWWTIIRETMPAFDPKVTPTRGMGQIVETFRTWENVLRSSHPQVSFAAWGKDAQKIVLNHSLDYSLGENSPLARLYDLDGWVLLLGVGYENCTSFHLAEYRIGGGQQIKKGAPTVEAGQRVWRWFTDIDFDTSCFVEMGKAFEQTVQVKISTVGSAQIKLFKVRNAVDFAVTWLRDYSC; this is encoded by the coding sequence ATGAGCGAATCAAAGGTCATCCTCAGCACATCATTACCTCGCACTCGCCAGAGTCTAGCCACAGACTTATTCAATGCTGGGGTTAACTCAGGTATGACAGTAATAGTTCATTCATCTCTTAGTTCTATCGGTTGGGTTTGTGGGGGTTCGGTTGCAGTGGTTCAAGCGCTAATGGATGTAATTACATCAACCGGAAATATAGTCATGCCTACTCATACTGGTGATTTGTCTGACCCTGCTAACTGGCAAAACCCTGCTGTTCCTAGAGAGTGGTGGACTATTATTCGGGAAACGATGCCAGCTTTTGACCCTAAAGTAACGCCAACGCGAGGGATGGGGCAAATCGTAGAAACCTTCCGCACTTGGGAAAATGTGCTGCGAAGTTCTCACCCACAAGTTTCTTTTGCTGCTTGGGGAAAAGATGCCCAAAAAATAGTATTAAATCATTCTCTTGACTATTCTTTAGGAGAAAATTCACCCTTAGCTCGTCTCTATGACCTTGATGGTTGGGTATTGTTATTGGGAGTTGGATATGAAAATTGTACTAGTTTTCATCTAGCCGAATATCGGATTGGTGGAGGACAGCAAATTAAAAAAGGTGCGCCTACTGTAGAAGCTGGACAACGAGTTTGGCGTTGGTTTACAGATATTGATTTTGATACAAGCTGTTTTGTAGAGATGGGTAAGGCTTTTGAACAAACTGTTCAGGTAAAAATATCAACAGTTGGTTCTGCACAAATTAAGTTATTTAAAGTGAGGAATGCAGTTGATTTTGCTGTTACTTGGCTAAGAGATTATTCATGCTAG